CCAGCGGCGCGGTGACCTGCCCCATCTGCGCGTTGCGCGCGGCGAAGCATTTCAACGGGATACCCAGCGTGCCCCAGGTGCCGCGCGGCGCCTTGGCCAGCGCGGTGTCGATCGGCAGGGACGCGCTGCAGCCCGGGCCGCATTCCAGGAACAGTTCGGCGCCCGGCTGCGAAGGCGCCGCGTCCACGCGCAGGGTGACGCGCAGCATCACGTTGCCGTTGGTCTCGCGCACCAGGTCCAGCGGGCGCGGCGCGAGCAGCGCGATCTCGCCTGTCTGCTTCCAGGTGATCTTCCACGCATCTTCCTGCGCCTTGTAGTCCAGCGGCGCGATCGCCACGTCCGGCGCGTCGCGCTGGCCGGAAGGCTGGGACAGCGTGCGCGGCTTGCCCACCACCGACTGCACGCGCAGGGTCCAGCCGGTGGCCGGGGTTCCGCGTTCGAAGAAGGTCTGCGCGCCCAGCGATGCCAGATCCATGCCCGCATCCTCGGACAGCGCCGGCAGCGACGCCGGCTTGGCGTAGGTCAGGCCATAGCCATAGGCGAACTGCGGGTCGTAGCCGGGCTGGCCGACATTCAAGGGCGTCTGCACCGCGGTGCGTGGCCACGAATAGGACAGCGTGCCGCGGAAGTCGTGCTGCACCTTGCCCTTCGCGTCGCGCAGCAGCACGTCGGCCACGCCGCCGCCTTCCGAGCCCGGCAGCCAGGCGGCCACGAAGGCGTCGGCGGCGTTGATCTCGCGGTTCATCCACAGCGGGCGGCCGGACAGGAACACGGCCACCACGGGGATGCCCTCGGCCTTGAGCTTGCGCAGCAGCTTGAGGTCGCGATCGTCGCCGGGGCGATAGGCCAGCACCTTCAGGTCGCCCTGGAACTCGGCGTACGGCGTTTCGCCGAACACCACCACCGCCGCATCCGGCTTGCGCGTGTAGTGGCCGTCGGCGGCCAGCTCGACCTGGCCGCCTGCACGCGCCACCTGCTCGCGCAGGGCCGAGGCGATGGTCTGGGCGTGCGGGAAGTCCTCCGGCTTCAGGCCGGTGCCCTGCCAGCTCAGGGTCCAGCCGCCGGACTGCATCATCATGTCGTCGGCGCCGTCGCCGGCCACCAGCAGCTTCGCGCGCGGGTCCAGCGGCAGCACGCCGCCGTTGTTCTTCAGCAGCACCAGCGACTCGCGCACCGCGCGACGCGCGATGGCGCGATGCTCGGCGCTGCCCAGCAGGTCGAAGCGGCCCGCCACCCCGCGCGTGGAGGGCTTGCCGGCCTCGAACATGCCGGCGCGGAACTTGACCCGCAGGATGCGGCGCACCGCCTCGTCCAGGCGCCCGGCCGGCAGCGCCTGGCCCTTCTCGGCCGCCAGCAGATGTTCGTAGCAGCCCTTCCAGGTGTCCGGCGCCATGATCATGTCCACACCGGCGACGAAGGCCGGCACGCAGTTCTCGCGGCTGCCGCCGGGCACGCTGGCATGGCCGTTCCAGTCGCTGACCACGAAGCCGTCGAAGCCCATGCGCTGCTTCAGCACCGCATCCAGCAGCGAGGCGTTGCCGCTCATCTTGACCCCGTTCCAGCTGGAGAACGAGACCATCACCGCCTGCACGCCGGCCTTGAGCGCCGGCGGATAGCCGGCGCCATGCACGTCGCGCAGCGTGGCCTCGTCGATGCGCGCATCGCCCTGGTCGCGGCCTTCGAAGGTGCCGCCATCGGCCAGGAAGTGCTTGGCGGTGGCCACCACGTGCGCGCCCTTGAGGAAGTCCTGGCTGCCCGGCTTGCCCTGCAGGCCCTGGATCAGCGGACCGGCATAGGCGCGCACGACGTCCGGGTTCTCCGAATAGCCCTCGTAGGTGCGGCCCCAGCGATCGTCCTGCGGCACCGCCAGGGTCGGGGCGAAGGTCCAGTCGATGCCGGTGGCGCGCATCTCCGCGGCGGTGGCCTGCGCGATCTGGCCCATCAGCGCCGGGTCGTGGGTCGCGCCCAGGCCGATGTTGTGCGGGAACAGCGTGGCGCCCACGACGTTGTTGTGGCCGTGCACGGCATCGACGCCGAAGATCACCGGGATGGCGTTGTACTTGCCGCCGCTGGTGTCCATCGAGGCGGCGTAGAACTCATCGGCCAGCGCCAGCCAGGCGCTGGCCGGCGCGTTGTACTGGCCGCCCGGGTCCGAGCTGCCGCCGGCCAGGATCGAGCCGAGGCGGTAGGTCTTCAGATCATCCGGCGTGACGCTGGCGATGTCGGCCTGGACCACCTGCCCCACCTTCTCCTCCGGGGACATCTTCGCCAGCAGCGCGTCGATGCGCGCTTCCAGCCTGGGATCGGGCTTGAGCGGCGAGCGCAGATGCGGCCACAGCGCCGGATGCGCCGTGCCCGCCTGCTGATCGAGCGCGATGGCCGCGCCGCCGCTCAGCACGCCGGCCGACAGCGTGGCCAGCAGCGCGAGGGAGAGGGCGCCACGGGTGGCGCGGAGGGGACGTTGCTTCATGCAGAGAACTCCTGGGAATGGGATGCACGCGCCGGGCGTGCTGCGGTTGCAGCAGGCGTCGGCCGCGCGTTTTGGCAAGATGCGGCGACGGCGACAGGGGATGGCAGGCGATGCGGGTGAGACTGGAGGACGTGGCCGAGGCGGCCGGCGTATCGATGAAGACGGTCTCGCGCGTGCTCAACCAGGAGCCGCGCGTGAGCGAACAGACCCGCCGCCGCGTGCAGGAAGTGGTCGACCGGCTGCACTACAAGCCCAACCTGTCCGCGCGCAGCCTGGCCAGCCGGCGCACCTTCGTGGTCGCGCTGGCCTACGACAACCCGTCGCGCAACTACCTGATGCAGATCCAGGGCGGGGTGCTCGAGGCCTGCCGCGAGCGGCATTACACGCTGGTGCTGGCGCCGGTGACCTATGGCGAGGGCCGCGCGATCGCCGAGCTGCGCGAACTGGCCAACCAGCATGGCGTGGACGGCTTCGTCCTCACCCCGCCGCTGACCGACGACATGGAGCTGCTCGGCTTCCTGGACGATGCCGCCCTGCCCTTCGCCAGCATCGCCCCGCGCACGCATCGCGGCCGCATCGGCGTGACCGTGGACGAGCACGCCGCGGTGTGCGAACTGATGCATCACCTGCTCGCGCTCGGCCATCGCCGCATCGGCCACATCAAGGGGCCGCCGACCCATGGCGCGGCCGAGTGGCGGCACGCCGGCTATCGAGAGACCCTGCGCGAGGCCGGTATCGCCTACGACCCGGCGCTGGTGGCCAAGGGCGAGTTCACCTTCGAGTCGGGCGTGGCCGCGGCCAACCAGCTGCTCGACCTGCCCGAGCCGCCCACCGCGATCTTCGCAGGCAACGACGACATGGCCGCCGGCGTGATCCGCGTGGCCGGCGAGCGCGGCCTGCGCATCCCGCAGCAGCTGTCGGTGTGCGGCTTCGACGACACCCCGATCTCGCGCCACATCTTCCCCTCGCTCACCACCGTGCGGCAGCCGACCCGCGACATGGGCCGCACCGCCACGCTCGAACTGATCAAGACCATCCACAGCCCGGACAGCGGCGAGATGGTGCAGATGCCCTATGCCCTGCAGCTGCGCGAATCGACCGCGGCCCCTTCGACCTGACGCACGCACGCGCGCCGCGCCAGGGCGGCCCCGCAGTGCATGGACGAAACGCAGGTCTGGCAGGCGCATGGACGACAGGAGCCGGGCAACGAGGCAAGGGAGCGCCGCCTCCCGCGATCCCCGGTGACAGCGCTGTCACCATACGAAGCCCGACCCCACCTTGGCATTCTGCGCCGCATCAATCTGGCGCGCTTGTCATCCCGCGGGCAGCGCGAGGCAGGCAGTTCGGGCTTGGCCTTTTGTCCACGCGAAAGGTGGGCACGAAGGCGGCCGCTTTCGCTCCCTCGCGCTCGGCGACCGATTGTTGCCTTAAAGAAGTCGCCCTC
The window above is part of the Pseudoxanthomonas sp. X-1 genome. Proteins encoded here:
- a CDS encoding glycoside hydrolase family 3 protein, translating into MKQRPLRATRGALSLALLATLSAGVLSGGAAIALDQQAGTAHPALWPHLRSPLKPDPRLEARIDALLAKMSPEEKVGQVVQADIASVTPDDLKTYRLGSILAGGSSDPGGQYNAPASAWLALADEFYAASMDTSGGKYNAIPVIFGVDAVHGHNNVVGATLFPHNIGLGATHDPALMGQIAQATAAEMRATGIDWTFAPTLAVPQDDRWGRTYEGYSENPDVVRAYAGPLIQGLQGKPGSQDFLKGAHVVATAKHFLADGGTFEGRDQGDARIDEATLRDVHGAGYPPALKAGVQAVMVSFSSWNGVKMSGNASLLDAVLKQRMGFDGFVVSDWNGHASVPGGSRENCVPAFVAGVDMIMAPDTWKGCYEHLLAAEKGQALPAGRLDEAVRRILRVKFRAGMFEAGKPSTRGVAGRFDLLGSAEHRAIARRAVRESLVLLKNNGGVLPLDPRAKLLVAGDGADDMMMQSGGWTLSWQGTGLKPEDFPHAQTIASALREQVARAGGQVELAADGHYTRKPDAAVVVFGETPYAEFQGDLKVLAYRPGDDRDLKLLRKLKAEGIPVVAVFLSGRPLWMNREINAADAFVAAWLPGSEGGGVADVLLRDAKGKVQHDFRGTLSYSWPRTAVQTPLNVGQPGYDPQFAYGYGLTYAKPASLPALSEDAGMDLASLGAQTFFERGTPATGWTLRVQSVVGKPRTLSQPSGQRDAPDVAIAPLDYKAQEDAWKITWKQTGEIALLAPRPLDLVRETNGNVMLRVTLRVDAAPSQPGAELFLECGPGCSASLPIDTALAKAPRGTWGTLGIPLKCFAARNAQMGQVTAPLGWRMPAGTVLSIHEVGLGTEAQHVLDCAAK
- a CDS encoding LacI family DNA-binding transcriptional regulator, which gives rise to MRVRLEDVAEAAGVSMKTVSRVLNQEPRVSEQTRRRVQEVVDRLHYKPNLSARSLASRRTFVVALAYDNPSRNYLMQIQGGVLEACRERHYTLVLAPVTYGEGRAIAELRELANQHGVDGFVLTPPLTDDMELLGFLDDAALPFASIAPRTHRGRIGVTVDEHAAVCELMHHLLALGHRRIGHIKGPPTHGAAEWRHAGYRETLREAGIAYDPALVAKGEFTFESGVAAANQLLDLPEPPTAIFAGNDDMAAGVIRVAGERGLRIPQQLSVCGFDDTPISRHIFPSLTTVRQPTRDMGRTATLELIKTIHSPDSGEMVQMPYALQLRESTAAPST